From Granulicella sp. WH15, the proteins below share one genomic window:
- a CDS encoding DUF192 domain-containing protein — MGGRIEVANTTFRRAYGLLGRRRLEAEEGLWIRPSSGIHTFGMAFPIDVIGLDKELKVIRLWSAIPPYRMTSLSWSMRSVLELPPGKILEAGTQIGDLLCIGGSV, encoded by the coding sequence ATGGGAGGCAGGATTGAGGTGGCGAACACCACTTTTCGTCGTGCCTATGGTTTGTTGGGCAGACGGAGGCTGGAAGCGGAGGAAGGTCTGTGGATCCGGCCTTCTTCGGGGATACACACCTTTGGCATGGCGTTTCCCATTGACGTGATTGGGCTCGATAAGGAACTGAAGGTGATCCGGCTTTGGAGCGCGATTCCGCCGTATCGGATGACTTCGCTTAGCTGGTCAATGCGGAGTGTGTTGGAACTGCCGCCGGGGAAGATTCTGGAGGCGGGTACGCAGATAGGCGATCTGCTGTGTATCGGTGGATCGGTTTAA
- a CDS encoding pilus assembly protein TadG-related protein, whose translation MTFLKKLSDESGQVIVVAALCLVVMIAFVGLAVDVGHVRYAKRNLQNAADAAALAAAMEVRVCGGTANCPAMQAAAQSALVENGYAGSLLLTNCSGLAGAALTLTLNNGPCALGASDPNTGKLSYAEVVVSQQLRTYFAKIVGFDNVPISARAEAAHGLGGPCIYALDPSGPGAITVVGGVGFTSTCAIVDESTSDAALACVVGLGISAPKISVSGGAAGLLCGSTPPPTLHVPPPSPADPLAYLPAPTGDACPSSSSGPPYYGSATPVNLTLPLLANIVFNPGVYCGGISITASLLSSITFNPGTYILKDGHSTILGIPQPTTGGLQINIGGLLSSISGSNVLFYNESTSGGFSVVATSAIGGILPLGSFNLSANTQGEYAGILFFQAHGNTAPGTFVASLVSPSNLSGAIYMPDAQLNYAVGVITPSYNILVARDITFTAQILSTVGSNYATLQSGSPVNGDNAVLVQ comes from the coding sequence ATGACTTTCCTGAAAAAACTGTCAGACGAAAGCGGTCAGGTTATTGTGGTGGCGGCGCTGTGCCTGGTAGTGATGATTGCGTTTGTGGGGCTCGCTGTTGATGTGGGGCATGTGCGCTATGCGAAGCGTAACTTGCAGAACGCTGCCGATGCCGCGGCGCTGGCTGCGGCGATGGAAGTTCGGGTATGTGGTGGGACTGCGAACTGTCCAGCGATGCAGGCGGCAGCACAGAGCGCGCTCGTTGAGAATGGTTATGCGGGGAGTTTGTTGTTGACGAATTGTTCGGGGTTGGCGGGCGCGGCTTTGACCCTGACTCTGAATAATGGACCTTGTGCCCTGGGGGCCAGTGATCCGAACACCGGCAAGCTGAGCTATGCGGAAGTGGTTGTCTCGCAGCAGCTCAGGACTTATTTTGCAAAGATTGTGGGGTTTGATAATGTGCCGATCTCGGCCAGGGCCGAGGCGGCACATGGGCTGGGTGGGCCTTGTATCTATGCGCTGGACCCTTCGGGGCCGGGGGCGATTACTGTCGTGGGCGGGGTGGGGTTTACCTCAACCTGCGCGATTGTGGATGAGTCCACGTCGGATGCTGCATTGGCCTGCGTGGTGGGGCTTGGTATCTCCGCGCCGAAGATCAGCGTGTCGGGTGGGGCGGCGGGGTTGCTTTGTGGTTCGACGCCGCCGCCGACGCTGCATGTTCCTCCGCCATCGCCAGCCGATCCGCTTGCTTATTTACCGGCTCCGACTGGCGATGCATGTCCCAGCTCTTCATCCGGGCCTCCGTATTATGGATCGGCAACTCCGGTAAATCTCACTCTTCCGCTGCTGGCCAATATCGTATTCAATCCGGGAGTTTATTGTGGTGGAATTTCTATTACTGCCTCGTTGCTTTCGAGCATTACGTTTAATCCCGGTACTTATATTTTGAAAGACGGCCATAGCACTATCCTGGGGATACCCCAACCAACAACAGGTGGTCTACAGATCAACATTGGCGGTTTGCTGTCTTCTATTAGTGGTAGCAATGTTTTGTTTTATAACGAAAGCACCTCGGGTGGTTTTTCTGTTGTGGCTACATCGGCCATTGGCGGCATTCTTCCTCTCGGCAGCTTTAATTTATCTGCAAATACACAAGGTGAGTATGCTGGTATTTTATTTTTCCAGGCTCACGGAAATACAGCTCCCGGCACGTTTGTTGCCAGTCTGGTGAGCCCAAGCAATCTGAGTGGAGCTATCTATATGCCTGATGCACAGCTTAATTATGCTGTCGGTGTCATTACACCTTCTTACAATATTTTGGTTGCCAGGGATATTACTTTTACCGCTCAGATATTGAGTACTGTAGGGAGTAACTATGCGACTTTGCAGAGTGGAAGTCCGGTGAATGGTGACAATGCTGTGTTAGTGCAGTAA
- a CDS encoding TadE/TadG family type IV pilus assembly protein — MDWKILNRAGEEEGSSLLETALLLPMLLLLLVVAVDLGRAYYVAMEVSSSAYSGAQYGTQNMTDTAGMVAASSLDAPDLPTLTPVAKYGCECSDGSQAVDSCVSPPTCTLNVVNYVEVDTSVTYVPILPYPGLTNSLLLQGKARMRVSR; from the coding sequence ATGGACTGGAAGATATTAAATCGTGCCGGGGAAGAAGAAGGCTCCAGCCTGCTGGAGACGGCGCTGCTGCTGCCGATGTTGCTGCTATTGCTGGTGGTAGCGGTGGATCTGGGGAGGGCCTATTACGTTGCGATGGAGGTCTCGTCGTCGGCTTACTCGGGGGCGCAGTACGGGACGCAGAATATGACGGATACGGCGGGGATGGTTGCAGCCTCCAGCCTGGATGCGCCGGATTTGCCGACGCTGACGCCGGTGGCTAAGTATGGATGTGAGTGCTCGGATGGTAGCCAGGCCGTGGATTCTTGTGTGTCGCCGCCCACTTGTACGTTGAATGTCGTGAACTATGTGGAGGTCGATACCTCGGTGACTTATGTTCCTATCCTGCCCTATCCGGGGCTTACGAATTCGCTGCTATTACAGGGCAAGGCTAGAATGCGGGTTTCGCGCTAA
- a CDS encoding TadE/TadG family type IV pilus assembly protein — MMLRVVMVDVGVVRHDFAADERGSALLEFALCCLIVMATIFGILEFSRAIYIDHYLAGAARDAVRYAMVRGSTWSGTACATPTMFNCDAINTDVTSFVKSTVPGGMSADGLIVTTQWPGQTASGAVCDVTQGVNSPGCVVKVTVSYPFTFVGIFLANRSFQLQSAAAVTIAQ, encoded by the coding sequence ATGATGTTGCGGGTGGTTATGGTCGATGTAGGTGTGGTGCGACATGATTTCGCGGCTGATGAAAGGGGAAGTGCGCTACTGGAGTTTGCTCTGTGCTGCCTGATTGTGATGGCAACTATCTTCGGTATTCTGGAGTTCTCCCGAGCCATCTATATTGATCATTACCTGGCCGGCGCGGCACGGGATGCGGTGCGTTATGCCATGGTTCGCGGCTCCACTTGGAGCGGAACTGCTTGTGCTACGCCCACGATGTTTAACTGTGACGCGATCAATACGGATGTTACTTCGTTTGTGAAGAGTACGGTGCCTGGTGGTATGTCGGCTGACGGTCTGATTGTGACGACGCAGTGGCCTGGACAGACGGCCTCGGGTGCCGTCTGCGATGTGACCCAGGGAGTCAATAGTCCTGGATGTGTGGTCAAGGTGACGGTTAGCTATCCTTTTACTTTTGTGGGGATATTTCTGGCGAATCGCTCTTTTCAACTGCAGAGTGCGGCAGCGGTCACGATTGCGCAGTAG
- a CDS encoding TetR/AcrR family transcriptional regulator, which produces MAASSKVRKQVLTDLRRTEIIAAALKIFGTKGFAAARAEDIAAQADIAKGTLYLYFRSKEEIYVAAVQHAIDQLNERVQERLQSATGIRQRVAAFVTARLEFWLERRSLYRLLLTVGREAQNRKQTNALLRTSAQSLVTLLEEGVATGEIQPQPLEAISWAVIDLLRGANERRLDGVVAHSIEQDAEFITRLTLHTLGLTEEPSSPAKSSSNHPTAQS; this is translated from the coding sequence GTGGCCGCCTCTTCCAAAGTCCGCAAACAGGTCCTAACCGACCTTCGGCGCACCGAGATCATCGCCGCGGCGCTGAAGATCTTCGGCACCAAAGGCTTCGCCGCCGCGCGCGCAGAGGACATCGCCGCCCAGGCCGACATCGCCAAAGGCACGCTCTACCTGTACTTCCGCTCCAAAGAAGAGATTTATGTCGCAGCCGTCCAGCACGCCATTGACCAGCTCAACGAACGCGTCCAGGAGCGCCTGCAATCGGCCACCGGTATCCGCCAGAGAGTAGCCGCCTTCGTCACCGCCCGGCTCGAGTTCTGGCTCGAGCGCCGCAGCCTCTACCGCCTGCTCCTCACCGTCGGCCGCGAGGCCCAAAACCGCAAGCAGACCAACGCCCTCCTCCGCACCTCAGCCCAAAGCCTGGTCACCCTGCTCGAAGAGGGCGTAGCCACCGGCGAAATCCAGCCCCAGCCCCTTGAAGCCATCTCCTGGGCCGTCATCGACCTATTACGCGGAGCCAACGAGCGCCGCCTCGACGGCGTAGTCGCTCATTCCATCGAGCAGGACGCGGAGTTCATCACGCGCCTGACCCTCCACACCCTCGGCCTCACCGAAGAACCCTCATCTCCCGCAAAAAGCAGCAGCAACCACCCTACTGCGCAATCGTGA
- a CDS encoding DHA2 family efflux MFS transporter permease subunit, with the protein MTVQSNIDTAEAALGASAPEFEPGVELETVAAPRLYNPWIIALVVTMGTFMEVLDTSIANVALPHIAGSLSASQDESTWVLTSYLVANAIILPISGWISGVLGRKNFYLGSVILFTLFSACCGIAPTLGMLVVFRVLQGLSGGGLQPSVQAILADSFPGNKRGMAMAVYTIAILCAPVLGPTLGGWITDNYSWRWIFYINIPIGMLCAFLTRIVLRDPPHLIEKRKAQKGKPLQIDVAGLAFVSLGLAALEIVLDRGQELDWFGSTFISWSAATAVFCLIAAVFWELHTKNPVVNLRLLKERNFLFCCVIVLGMYTALYATTFLLPQFMQELLGYDATTAGFAVSPSGLVTMVEVPIIGWLLSRGSDARRMIALGLTTMTVATWWLSLGNLEVAETNLIWPRVLQVMGLGMTTVPLSTIMFRFLPADQSSNAAGIYALVRNEGGSIGIALSSTFLQRTAQMHQTFLAANITASNVQAMSAAQRLGGAVGGSAVDNAYAGLALLYQQVQRQATLLAYMDQYRLFTYILLCLLPLVLLLKRPPKQAGKIELDVH; encoded by the coding sequence ATGACCGTTCAGTCAAATATCGATACCGCGGAGGCTGCGCTGGGCGCCAGCGCGCCGGAGTTCGAGCCGGGCGTTGAGTTGGAGACGGTTGCGGCACCTCGGCTCTATAACCCCTGGATTATTGCGCTGGTCGTGACGATGGGCACCTTTATGGAGGTGCTGGATACGTCGATTGCGAACGTGGCGCTGCCGCATATCGCGGGGAGTCTGTCGGCCTCTCAGGATGAGAGCACCTGGGTGCTGACCAGCTACCTGGTGGCCAATGCGATTATTCTGCCGATCAGCGGGTGGATCTCCGGCGTGCTGGGGCGGAAGAACTTTTATCTTGGCTCGGTGATCTTGTTTACGCTGTTCTCGGCCTGCTGCGGGATTGCGCCTACGCTGGGGATGCTGGTGGTGTTTCGGGTACTGCAAGGGCTGTCGGGTGGTGGGTTGCAGCCGTCGGTGCAGGCGATTCTGGCGGACTCGTTTCCGGGCAATAAGCGCGGGATGGCGATGGCGGTCTATACCATCGCGATTCTTTGCGCGCCGGTGCTGGGGCCTACGCTGGGCGGGTGGATTACGGATAACTACTCGTGGCGCTGGATCTTCTATATCAATATTCCGATTGGGATGCTGTGCGCGTTTTTGACGCGGATTGTGCTGCGTGATCCTCCGCACTTGATCGAGAAGCGTAAGGCGCAGAAAGGGAAACCGCTGCAGATTGACGTGGCGGGGTTGGCCTTTGTGTCGCTGGGGTTGGCCGCGCTGGAGATTGTGCTCGATCGTGGGCAGGAGCTGGATTGGTTTGGTTCGACCTTTATTAGCTGGTCGGCGGCTACGGCGGTTTTTTGCTTGATTGCCGCGGTCTTCTGGGAGCTGCATACCAAGAATCCGGTGGTGAACCTGCGGCTGCTGAAGGAGAGGAACTTTCTCTTCTGCTGCGTGATCGTGCTGGGAATGTATACGGCGTTGTATGCGACGACCTTCTTGCTGCCGCAGTTTATGCAGGAGCTGCTGGGGTATGACGCGACCACGGCGGGGTTTGCGGTGTCGCCATCTGGTTTGGTGACGATGGTTGAGGTGCCGATTATTGGCTGGCTGCTGAGCCGGGGCTCGGATGCGCGGCGGATGATTGCGCTGGGGCTTACGACGATGACCGTGGCTACGTGGTGGCTCTCGCTGGGGAACCTGGAGGTTGCGGAGACGAACCTGATCTGGCCGCGTGTGTTGCAGGTGATGGGGCTGGGGATGACGACCGTACCGTTGAGCACGATCATGTTCCGGTTTCTTCCGGCGGACCAGAGCAGCAATGCAGCCGGGATCTATGCGCTGGTGAGGAATGAGGGCGGGAGTATTGGAATTGCTCTTTCCAGTACGTTCTTGCAACGGACCGCTCAGATGCACCAGACGTTCTTAGCGGCGAATATTACGGCTTCGAATGTGCAGGCGATGAGTGCGGCGCAGCGATTGGGCGGGGCTGTGGGTGGGTCGGCGGTGGATAACGCTTATGCCGGGTTGGCGCTGCTTTATCAGCAGGTGCAGCGGCAGGCTACGCTGTTGGCTTATATGGATCAGTATCGGTTGTTTACTTATATTCTGCTTTGTTTGCTGCCTTTGGTGTTGCTGCTCAAGCGGCCTCCGAAGCAGGCGGGGAAGATCGAGTTGGATGTGCATTGA
- a CDS encoding homocysteine S-methyltransferase family protein yields the protein MTKAHPHPLVDILRKRIAIIDGAMGTTIRTYGMAEADIRGERFQDSTKDLLNNGDLFSLTQPTMICDIHRRFLEAGADIIETNTFGATSITQSEFFVDDPREHGGRKDPEFYQKIIEDSYLDGLAWEINEQSARQCREWADRVGNETGRQRFVAGAIGPLTVSLSNSPDADDAGFRVVTFDQVKAAYAQQIRALIAGGSDLLLVETIFDSLNAKAALVAIREVFDEDGLTAKGTELPVMISAAVGRGGETLISAQTTEAFWNAVNHVKPLAVGLNCSLGPDLMYPFLSELAQKADVAISCYPNAGLPNPLSETGFDLGPPDMARFLGGFAQDGLINIAGGCCGNTPEHIAAIAKALEGQAPRKFEAGA from the coding sequence ATGACGAAAGCTCACCCACATCCTCTTGTAGATATCCTCCGGAAGCGAATTGCCATCATCGACGGTGCGATGGGGACGACGATCCGCACCTATGGCATGGCTGAGGCGGATATTCGCGGCGAACGGTTTCAGGACTCGACCAAGGATCTGCTGAATAACGGCGACCTCTTCTCGCTGACGCAGCCGACGATGATCTGCGATATTCATCGCCGGTTTCTGGAGGCGGGTGCGGACATCATCGAGACCAATACCTTTGGCGCGACCAGCATTACGCAGAGCGAGTTCTTTGTGGACGATCCGCGGGAGCATGGCGGGCGGAAGGATCCTGAGTTCTATCAGAAGATTATTGAGGACTCGTACCTGGATGGACTGGCCTGGGAGATCAATGAGCAGTCGGCGCGGCAGTGCCGGGAGTGGGCTGACCGGGTGGGCAATGAGACCGGGCGGCAGAGGTTTGTGGCCGGGGCGATTGGCCCGCTGACGGTGTCGCTCTCGAACTCGCCCGATGCCGATGATGCCGGGTTTCGGGTGGTGACGTTCGACCAGGTGAAGGCTGCTTATGCGCAGCAGATTAGGGCGTTGATTGCCGGGGGATCGGACCTGTTGCTGGTGGAGACGATCTTTGACTCGTTGAACGCAAAGGCCGCGCTGGTGGCGATTCGTGAGGTCTTCGATGAGGATGGGCTTACGGCGAAGGGGACGGAGCTGCCGGTGATGATCTCGGCGGCGGTGGGGCGCGGGGGGGAGACGCTGATCTCGGCCCAGACCACGGAGGCTTTCTGGAATGCGGTCAATCATGTGAAGCCGCTGGCGGTGGGGCTGAACTGCTCGCTGGGGCCGGACCTGATGTATCCGTTTTTGAGTGAGCTGGCGCAGAAGGCTGATGTGGCCATCTCGTGCTATCCCAATGCGGGGTTGCCGAATCCTCTGTCGGAGACTGGGTTTGATCTGGGGCCGCCGGATATGGCGCGGTTTCTGGGCGGCTTTGCGCAGGATGGATTGATCAATATCGCCGGGGGATGCTGCGGCAATACCCCGGAGCACATTGCGGCGATTGCCAAGGCCCTTGAGGGCCAGGCTCCGCGGAAGTTCGAGGCGGGAGCATGA
- the metH gene encoding methionine synthase, with translation MSGVETKPLRLSGSQPFTQQPGVYIMIGERTNVAGSPKFARLIKEGKYEEAIAIARQQVENGANVIDICMDEGMIDGVAAMTRFLQLLGSEPEVAKAPFMVDSSKWEVIEAGLKCLQGKGIVNSISLKEGEAKFRENAAKVRKYGAAVVVMAFDEDGQAATYAEKIRICERAYRILVDEVGFPPEDIIFDPNILTVATGMEEHNNYAVDFINATRWIKANLPHAKVSGGVSNISFSFRGNNKVREAMHSAFLYHAIAAGMDMGIVNAGMLEVYEEIEPELKVLVEDVLLNRRPDATERLVEHGERLKDVGTVVTEKKAEEWRNGTVEERLAHALVKGMDAYIEIDTEEARVKLGRPLLVIEGPLMAGMSVVGDLFGAGKMFLPQVVKSARVMKKAVAHLTPFMEAEKAAMEAAGQVVKAQGKIVLATVKGDVHDIGKNIVGVVLACNNYEVIDMGVMVSCEKILERAKAEKADMIGLSGLITPSLDEMVHVAKEMERQGFKLPLLIGGATTSRAHTAVKIAPHYSEPVVHVLDASRAVPVTTSLLSDESKPEFVAKHRADYEAVRKAHSAPKQQAVSLEVARGRRTPIEWRAEDLAVPEFTGVRVLDDFPLETLREFIDWSPFFHTWGLKGIYPRILDHEEQGAQARQIFADGKALLDTIIAQKLITARGVYGFFPANAVGDDVELYADESRETVVKRFHFLRQQANREGSEPCRSLADFIAPKETGLRDYIGGFAVTSGIGVKELCDRFRAENDDYNAIMAEALADRLAEAFAECLHKRVRDEWGYGRGEGLTPQELIQEGYRGIRPAPGYPACPDHTEKGALWDLLDVQAKTGMQITESFAMWPGSSVSGIYFAHPQSRYFSLGKIERDQVEDYHARKGMSVAEVERWLGPNLNYDPAE, from the coding sequence ATGAGTGGAGTAGAGACTAAGCCACTGCGGCTCTCGGGATCGCAGCCCTTTACGCAGCAGCCGGGCGTGTACATCATGATCGGCGAGCGGACCAACGTGGCCGGGTCGCCGAAGTTTGCCAGGCTCATCAAAGAGGGCAAGTACGAAGAGGCGATCGCGATTGCGCGGCAGCAGGTGGAGAATGGCGCGAACGTCATCGACATCTGCATGGACGAGGGGATGATCGACGGCGTGGCTGCGATGACGCGGTTTTTGCAGCTGCTGGGGAGTGAGCCGGAGGTGGCCAAGGCCCCCTTCATGGTGGACTCGTCGAAGTGGGAGGTCATCGAGGCCGGGCTGAAGTGCTTGCAGGGCAAGGGGATTGTGAACTCGATCTCGCTGAAGGAGGGCGAGGCGAAGTTTCGCGAGAACGCTGCGAAGGTAAGAAAGTATGGCGCGGCGGTGGTGGTGATGGCCTTCGATGAGGATGGGCAGGCTGCGACTTATGCGGAGAAGATCCGCATCTGCGAGCGGGCTTACCGGATTCTGGTGGATGAGGTTGGGTTTCCGCCTGAGGATATTATCTTCGACCCGAATATCCTGACCGTCGCTACCGGGATGGAGGAGCATAACAACTACGCGGTGGACTTCATCAATGCCACGCGGTGGATCAAGGCGAATCTGCCCCATGCAAAGGTCTCGGGTGGTGTCTCGAATATCTCGTTCAGCTTTCGCGGGAACAACAAGGTGCGCGAGGCGATGCACTCGGCTTTCTTGTATCACGCGATTGCTGCCGGCATGGATATGGGCATCGTCAACGCCGGGATGCTCGAGGTGTACGAGGAGATTGAGCCGGAGCTGAAGGTGCTGGTCGAGGATGTGCTGCTCAACCGGCGGCCCGATGCTACCGAACGTCTGGTCGAACACGGCGAGAGGCTGAAGGACGTCGGTACGGTCGTCACGGAGAAGAAGGCTGAGGAGTGGCGCAACGGCACGGTAGAGGAGCGGCTCGCGCACGCGCTGGTGAAGGGGATGGACGCGTACATCGAGATCGATACGGAGGAGGCTCGGGTGAAGCTGGGGCGGCCTCTGCTGGTGATCGAAGGGCCGCTGATGGCGGGGATGAGCGTGGTGGGCGACCTGTTTGGTGCGGGCAAGATGTTTCTGCCGCAGGTGGTGAAGTCGGCTCGTGTGATGAAGAAGGCTGTGGCTCACCTGACTCCGTTTATGGAGGCCGAGAAGGCTGCGATGGAGGCGGCCGGGCAGGTTGTCAAAGCGCAGGGGAAGATCGTGCTGGCTACGGTGAAGGGCGATGTGCACGATATCGGTAAGAACATCGTCGGTGTGGTGCTGGCTTGTAATAACTACGAGGTCATCGACATGGGGGTGATGGTCTCGTGCGAGAAGATTCTGGAGAGGGCGAAGGCCGAGAAGGCGGACATGATCGGGCTGAGTGGGCTGATTACGCCGTCGCTGGATGAGATGGTGCATGTGGCCAAGGAGATGGAGCGGCAGGGGTTCAAGCTGCCGCTGCTGATCGGCGGGGCGACTACCAGCAGGGCGCATACGGCGGTGAAGATTGCGCCGCACTATAGCGAGCCGGTGGTGCATGTGCTCGACGCCAGCAGGGCCGTGCCGGTGACGACCAGCTTGCTGAGTGATGAGAGCAAGCCAGAGTTTGTGGCGAAGCATCGTGCTGACTACGAGGCGGTGCGTAAGGCTCACTCTGCTCCGAAGCAGCAGGCTGTTTCGCTGGAGGTTGCGCGTGGGCGTCGGACGCCGATTGAGTGGCGGGCTGAGGATCTCGCCGTGCCCGAGTTTACTGGCGTGCGGGTGCTGGATGATTTTCCGCTGGAGACGCTGCGGGAGTTCATCGACTGGTCGCCGTTCTTCCATACGTGGGGGCTGAAGGGGATCTATCCACGCATCCTCGACCATGAGGAGCAGGGGGCGCAGGCAAGGCAGATCTTTGCCGATGGCAAAGCGCTGCTGGACACGATCATTGCGCAGAAGCTGATTACGGCGCGGGGTGTTTATGGGTTCTTTCCTGCCAATGCCGTGGGCGATGATGTGGAGCTGTATGCCGATGAGAGCCGCGAGACGGTGGTGAAGCGGTTCCACTTTTTGCGGCAGCAGGCGAACCGGGAGGGGAGTGAGCCTTGCCGGTCGTTGGCCGACTTTATTGCTCCGAAGGAGACCGGGCTGCGGGACTACATCGGCGGCTTCGCGGTGACCAGCGGGATTGGGGTGAAGGAGCTGTGCGACCGCTTCAGAGCTGAGAACGATGATTACAACGCCATCATGGCCGAGGCGCTGGCGGACCGGCTGGCTGAGGCTTTTGCGGAGTGTCTGCACAAGAGGGTGCGGGATGAGTGGGGGTACGGGCGTGGGGAAGGGCTGACGCCGCAGGAGTTGATCCAGGAGGGGTATCGGGGGATAAGACCGGCTCCGGGGTATCCGGCGTGTCCCGATCATACGGAGAAGGGCGCGCTGTGGGATCTGCTCGACGTGCAGGCGAAGACCGGGATGCAGATTACGGAGTCGTTTGCGATGTGGCCGGGGTCGAGTGTAAGTGGGATTTACTTTGCGCATCCGCAGTCGCGGTACTTCAGCCTGGGCAAGATTGAGCGGGACCAGGTGGAGGATTATCACGCGCGCAAGGGTATGAGTGTGGCCGAGGTCGAGCGGTGGCTGGGACCGAATCTGAACTACGATCCAGCCGAATAA
- a CDS encoding peroxiredoxin has translation MSLRINDIAPDFTAETTQGTINFHEWIGDSWAVLFSHPKDFTPVCTTELGAVANLEAQFAERGTKVIGLSVDPVGAHEAWAQDIEDVGGAKVTYPLIGDPELKVAKLYDMLAADAGTTSEGRTPANNAPVRTVFVIGPDKRIKLLMAYPMTTGRNFDEIIRVLDSIQLTATHKVATPANWKQGGDVIITGAVSNEEADKIFPGYKTVKPYLRTTTQPK, from the coding sequence ATGTCACTTCGCATCAATGATATTGCTCCCGACTTCACCGCCGAGACGACGCAGGGCACGATCAACTTCCACGAGTGGATCGGCGACAGCTGGGCCGTGCTCTTCTCGCACCCGAAGGACTTCACTCCGGTCTGCACCACCGAGCTGGGCGCGGTAGCGAACCTCGAGGCACAGTTTGCCGAGCGCGGCACCAAGGTGATCGGCCTGAGCGTCGACCCGGTGGGCGCGCACGAGGCGTGGGCACAGGACATCGAAGACGTGGGCGGAGCCAAGGTGACCTATCCCCTGATCGGCGACCCTGAGCTGAAGGTTGCCAAGCTCTACGACATGCTGGCCGCCGATGCGGGCACCACCTCCGAGGGCCGTACCCCGGCCAACAACGCTCCCGTGCGCACGGTCTTCGTGATCGGCCCCGACAAGCGCATCAAGCTGCTGATGGCCTATCCGATGACGACCGGCCGCAACTTCGACGAGATCATCCGCGTGCTGGACTCCATCCAACTGACGGCGACTCACAAGGTAGCGACCCCGGCAAACTGGAAGCAGGGCGGCGACGTCATCATCACCGGCGCGGTCTCGAACGAGGAAGCGGACAAGATCTTCCCCGGTTACAAGACGGTGAAGCCGTACTTGCGCACGACGACCCAGCCCAAGTAG
- a CDS encoding PhzF family phenazine biosynthesis protein, protein MSTRTPTRVLDYAQVNVFAERALEGNQLGIFTDASSLTTAEMQALARETNFAETTFILPRETAVESERGVLVRIFTVQEELRFAGHPTLGTASWLYWNHPVLRGAGEITLELKVGPITVRFEEQAAGEQGVFGTMRQQDPVFGDLHERDAVAEALGLAPEDIDAAMPIQTVSTGMPFCIVPLRSLEVAGRLAIPQAAAQAYLDRCDAKFFYCLTPAAPFSGADWHCRMQFYNGEDPATGSASGCAIAYLVRHGFVTSGRPTVFEQGLEMLRPSRIHVQASLVHENVTEVFVGGRTIPVATGRFFLP, encoded by the coding sequence ATGTCAACCCGTACCCCCACTCGTGTCCTCGACTACGCTCAGGTCAACGTCTTCGCCGAACGAGCCCTCGAAGGCAATCAACTTGGCATCTTTACCGATGCCAGCTCGCTCACTACCGCCGAGATGCAGGCGCTGGCGCGCGAAACCAACTTCGCTGAGACCACCTTCATTCTGCCGCGAGAGACCGCCGTGGAGAGCGAGCGGGGAGTGCTGGTGCGCATCTTCACCGTGCAGGAGGAGCTGCGCTTTGCCGGGCATCCTACGCTGGGCACGGCCAGTTGGTTGTACTGGAATCATCCTGTGCTGCGCGGCGCGGGGGAGATCACGCTCGAGCTGAAGGTGGGGCCGATCACGGTTCGGTTTGAGGAGCAGGCGGCGGGGGAGCAGGGAGTCTTCGGCACCATGCGGCAGCAGGATCCGGTCTTTGGTGACCTGCACGAGCGTGATGCTGTGGCGGAGGCTCTAGGGCTTGCACCGGAGGACATCGACGCCGCTATGCCCATCCAGACGGTCTCTACGGGGATGCCCTTCTGCATTGTCCCGCTGCGTTCGCTGGAGGTGGCGGGGAGGCTCGCCATTCCTCAGGCGGCGGCGCAGGCCTATCTCGACCGCTGCGATGCGAAGTTTTTCTACTGCCTGACTCCGGCTGCGCCGTTCTCGGGCGCGGACTGGCACTGCCGGATGCAGTTTTATAACGGCGAAGACCCGGCTACGGGATCGGCCAGCGGATGCGCCATCGCTTACCTGGTTCGTCACGGATTTGTAACCAGCGGACGGCCCACGGTCTTCGAACAGGGCTTGGAGATGCTGCGGCCAAGCCGGATTCACGTTCAGGCCAGTCTTGTTCACGAAAATGTCACAGAGGTGTTCGTCGGCGGACGCACTATTCCAGTGGCAACGGGACGGTTTTTCCTGCCGTGA